A region of Maniola jurtina chromosome 7, ilManJurt1.1, whole genome shotgun sequence DNA encodes the following proteins:
- the LOC123866824 gene encoding netrin receptor UNC5B-like — protein MDVRFWSCFLIFQIHLVFCVQGEDGVKSTHHRADDSLVETDYKDDSKRPLDFLMNVNNEAKDYFLPPVFPSNEEEEEDDDEEDDHSYLDYDYENKEANYKDSPEVATSRSNTQDVLPIDDKIPLHTTKDNLPVFLLEPENTYVVKNKPANLKCRAANALEVYFKCNGIKTQALNFEFVDPQTGVRIIEGEYKVTREEVEEYFGTEKYQCSCFAWTSRGQIRSQPATVELAYIKKHFSVAPQSQLAKQYSPVTFRCEAPQAAPFAQLYWLKNGAPVVVDDNVQVSKEGDLVIKQASLLDMANYTCVAENLAGKRMSEPALLTVFVNGGWTAWSTWADCFCSGQVREHHEGRGRRRIRTCTAPRPLNGGQPCIGPSVQRTQDCIDCDLDLYMDSLDELADESSDIILGRWSQWSEWSRCDSDCLHSRRRRCITSTACLGKDYQVAQCPLCVRTSKSDILHDGSSYWPLLIALSIAFLIFIVVVILGIKYMKIRMAENSPYVKPPPGTNYFGNVIKRTLTNQPDLTIHEEFHTVDSRRTHRQTSTSSNARQEHLYEVPQLANSYISPIDHEREVRALGAESFACKDKESDRSDSSCFLSSGSSYGNESVEMSPSLKNNASVDSKFLNSQYLETATSKIVNSDGNWLNLDKCGVRLFVPDGVVEKNEELFSVEVTDEEWNKPNLQEGETQLSPVVRCGPKNFHFCKGVVLTFPHCAALKNSSWVLSILQKPEEINSREWRKVLTLGQETPGTPLFAQVDHAKVYLVCEFLSDYVLIGRSFNSLDAKLLKLALFLSKRIDGYYSLHLHAFNDTPYAFYECFESERRTGGFLLCDPKTIYFQENCSDLCVNVRDVGVGWKIQSGGKYQELSFNRLWNMNVRSVHCIFILQQMDAINCLELNITVYQKQKQSNSVNFNLKTNDINSNFNCNKRFSYSGVEMGYSVNILENPFNYSSLSKKEGRYDFVYRNNGIRRSSFTVDNNYYYRCNVLTKSDRVILCKLLDSQTSKGNDWRLFAEKLKLSSFYYYFSNTCSPTENILNLWICRNNDVNMLVNLSRIFREMSRIDCATVVERRCFPN, from the exons ATGGATGTGCGTTTCTGGAGCTGTTTCCTGATTTTTCAAATACATTTGGTATTTTGTGTACAGGGAGAGGATGGTGTAAAaa GTACTCACCATCGAGCAGATGATAGTTTAGTTGAAACAGATTACAAAGATGATAGCAAAAGACCATTAGACTTTCTAATGAATGTCAACAATGAAGCAAAAGATTATTTCCTACCACCTGTATTTCCGAGCAacgaggaagaagaagaagatgacgATGAAGAAGATGACCATTCGTATTTAgattatgattatgaaaataaagaaGCTAATTATAAAGATTCCCCCGAAGTAGCAACATCTAGGAGTAATACACAAGACGTGCTGCCAATAGATGATAAAATACCGCTACACACTACTAAGGATAATTTACCTGTTTTTTTACTGGAACCTGAAAATACTTATGTTGTGAAAAATAAACCAGCCAATCTCAAATGCCGTGCTGCTAATGCACTAGAA gtttattttaaatgcaatGGAATAAAAACTCAAGCGTTAAACTTCGAGTTCGTTGATCCGCAAACTGGTGTAAGAATTATTGAAGGGGAATACAAAGTTACACGGGAAGAAGTGGAGGAGTATTTTGGCACTGAGAAATATCAATGTTCCTGTTTTGCCTGGACGAGTAGAGGACAAATAAGGAGCCAACCAGCTACCGTTGAGCTCGCTT ATATCAAGAAGCATTTCTCAGTAGCACCCCAATCGCAGTTAGCAAAGCAATATTCGCCAGTGACGTTCAGATGTGAAGCGCCCCAAGCTGCACCCTTCGCACAGCTGTATTGGCTGAAGAACGGGGCTCCTGTTGTAGTGGACGATAATGTGCAAGTTTCTAAGGAGGGCGATCTTGTTATTAAGCAGGCTTCCTTGCTT GATATGGCGAACTACACCTGCGTCGCGGAAAATCTAGCTGGCAAGAGGATGTCCGAGCCAGCCCTTCTTACGGTTTTCG TCAATGGAGGCTGGACCGCTTGGTCGACGTGGGCTGATTGTTTCTGCTCGGGGCAAGTACGAGAGCATCACGAAGGTCGAGGAAGAAGACGCATACGGACATGCACGGCGCCACGACCTTTGAATGGAGGCCAACCGTGTATAGGACCCAGTGTGCAAAGGACCCAGGACTGCATTGATTGCGATTTGG ATTTATACATGGATAGCTTGGACGAGTTGGCCGACGAGTCGTCGGATATAATACTGG GTCGCTGGTCGCAATGGTCGGAATGGTCACGATGCGACTCCGACTGCCTCCACTCCAGAAGAAGACGATGTATAACCAGCACCGCCTGTCTGGGCAAAGACTACCAGGTTGCACAATGTCCTTTGTGTGTTAGGACATCTAAATCTGATATCTTGCATGATG GATCATCATATTGGCCGCTTTTGATAGCACTTTCGATCGCCTTTCTGAtatttattgttgttgttatattgggaataaaatatatgaagaTAAGAATGGCTGAAAATTCTCCATACGTTAAACCACCACCAG GTACAAATTATTTTGGGAATGTAATAAAAAGGACGCTAACAAACCAGCCGGATTTGACAATACACGAAGAGTTTCATACAGTAGACTCGAGAAGGACACACAGACAAACTAGCACGTCTAGTAATGCACGCCAAGAACATCTGTATGAAGTGCCTCAATTGGCTAATAG CTACATCTCCCCAATAGATCACGAAAGAGAGGTAAGAGCTCTTGGCGCGGAGAGTTTCGCTTGCAAGGACAAGGAGTCAGACCGTTCTGACTCCAGCTGCTTTTTGAGCT CGGGTTCGTCATACGGGAATGAAAGTGTAGAAATGTCGCCATCACTTAAAAACAACGCTTCAGTAGACTCGAAATTCCTCAACTCCCAATATTTAGAGACTGCTACCTCTAAAATCGTAAATAGTGACGGCAATTGGCTAAATTTAGACAAATGTGGAGTTAGACTGTTTGTTCCTGATGGAGTTGTTGAAAAAAATGAAGAACTCTTCTCGGTCGAGGTCACAGACGAGGAATGGAATAAGCCGAATTTACAAGAag GTGAAACACAGCTAAGTCCTGTAGTTAGATGTGGACCGAAAAACTTCCATTTTTGTAAAGGAGTAGTTCTAACATTCCCACATTGTGCAGCGCTGAAGAACTCGAGCTGGGTACTCTCCATTTTACAAAAACCTGAAGAAATTAACTCAAGAGAATGGAGGAAAGTTCTGACCCTTGGTCAAGAAACGCCGGGAACTCCTCTGTTTGCGCAAGTCGATCATGCAAAAGTGTACCttgtttgtgaatttttaagtgACTATGTTCTCATCGGTAGGAGCTTTAATTCGTTGGATGCCAAATTGTTGAAACTAGCTCTATTTTTAAGTAAACGAATCGATGGATATTATAGTCTTCATTTGCACGCGTTTAATGATACGCCCTACGCCTTTTACGAATGTTTCGAAAGCGAAAGGCGAACGGGGGGTTTCCTACTCTGTGATCCGAAAACGATTTACTTTCAAGAGAATTGCTCGGATTTGTGCGTCAACGTTAGAGACGTGGGCGTCGGATGGAAGATTCAATCCGGAGGGAAATATCAGGAGCTGTCGTTCAACCGCTTGTGGAATATGAACGTCAGATCCGTGCACTGCATCTTCATCCTGCAACAAATGGACGCAATCAATTGCCTAGAATTAAACATCACGGTCTATCAGAAGCAGAAACAATCCAATTCAGTCAatttcaatttgaaaacaaaCGATATTAATTCAAATTTCAATTGTAATAAACGCTTCAGCTATTCGGGCGTGGAAATGGGTTACAGTGTTAATATCCTCGAGAATCCATTCAATTATTCGTCGTTATCAAAAAAAGAGGGGCGATACGATTTCGTGTATAGAAACAATGGAATTCGCAGGAGTAGCTTTACCGTGGacaataactattattatagaTGTAACGTTTTGACAAAATCTGATCGTGTTATTCTTTGCAAATTGCTCGACAGTCAGACTTCTAAAGGCAACGATTGGAGGTTGTTCGCTGAGAAATTAAAACTTTCGTCCTTTTACTATTATTTCTCTAATACTTGTTCTCCGACGGAGAATATTTTAAATCTTTGGATATGTAGGAACAACGATGTTAATATGTTAGTGAATTTGTCGAGGATATTTAGAGAGATGTCTAGGATTGATTGCGCGACGGTCGTCGAGAGACGCTGTTTTCCTAATTAG